In the Mya arenaria isolate MELC-2E11 chromosome 11, ASM2691426v1 genome, one interval contains:
- the LOC128209563 gene encoding transmembrane protein 196-like, with protein sequence MLHIVVTSVCVISGFHALLGVISVIVGIISSSKSEVWLAHCVSPIWSGGFFIITGILGIFCARRKTSYVIMCFTAFSVVSMVTAVVSIQLLRLGLVNHTTDGQTFQKHNKDTLIIIALALAGSEILICLVSTLLSCRMAKVAKEELCKRREGMFHVKADADENYNDVTLSSGLSDNNIAAAASAASGKEDVLNEMNFLDVCIDKHNGVADIEYSEEEIEQTEGVGQENNDNDLDFEVQEATVQKDSLKTPLRLDINRHVQVFTVLANDDGSTSPRPET encoded by the exons ATGTTGCACATAGTTGTGACGTCAGTGTGCGTCATATCCGGTTTTCATGCGTTGCTAGGGGTGATTAGTGTCATCGTGGGCATCATATCGAGCAGCAAATCTGAGGTTTGGCTGGCCCACTGTGTCTCCCCAATTTGGAGCGGAGGATTT TTTATTATAACCGGAATACTAGGGATATTCTGCGCTCGCAGGAAAACTTCATATGTG ATCATGTGTTTCACGGCATTCTCTGTGGTTTCCATGGTAACAGCAGTGGTCAGTATCCAGCTGCTACGTCTCGGGCTTGTTAACCACACCACGGACGGACAGACGTTCCAAAAACACAATAAGGACACTTTAATAATCATTGCGCTTGCGCTGGCCGGAAGTGAAATCCTCATATGTCTGGTATCCACGTTGTTAAGCTGTCGCATGGCAAAGGTTGCCAAGGAGGAGTTGTGTAAACGCCGCGAGGGGATGTTCCATGTGAAG GCAGATGCAGACGAAAATTACAATGACGTCACACTGTCGTCTGGACTATCTGACAATAATATTGCTGCTGCCGCTTCTGCTGCTTCTGGCAAAGAAgacgttttaaatgaaatgaattttctTGATGTGTGTATTGATAAACATAATGGTGTAGCAGATATTGAGTACAGTGAAGAAGAAATAGAGCAAACTGAAGGTGTCGGTcaagaaaacaatgataatgatCTTGATTTCGAAGTACAGGAGGCAACTGTCCAAAAAGACAGTTTAAAAACTCCGCTAAGGTTAGATATAAACAGACATGTCCAAGTATTTACAGTTCTAGCGAACGACGATGGATCAACATCGCCAAGACCTGAAACCTGA